In Vicinamibacteria bacterium, a genomic segment contains:
- a CDS encoding ATP-binding cassette domain-containing protein, translating to VGRQFGSEPAVHALVDVDLRVESGEWLAITGPSGAGKSTLLNIIGCLDRPSRGSYRFDGIDTSELTDKQRAGLRSRRIGFVFQSFHLMPYRTVLENVGMSEVYRKGSHRGRRDRALEAIGRVGLSHRADFLPTKLSGGERQRVAIARALVGSPQLLLCDEPTGNLDSKSSADLLDLFAELNKQGLTLVIVTHDDHVARRASRRVHIIDGSLTELSNGTTGKPASSPSGAVNGSEVARSGITIRDLLDEAVAGMFARPGRTMLTMLGIVIGITALVATLGLTRTANNRIISQFDELAATEIFVSAKPDPAGVDPRAIPWDASSRLLRLNGVVAAGTLSDVDVGDELVSSSPVRDPRSQTAFNLLVQAASPGLFDAVRAELERGRVPDLGHSNRADRVAVLGPTAALRLGIVDLDQLPAISIGDHLYLVIGILRDVARQPDLLGSVIIPEGTARKDFRLEGPGLVVVETRIGAASLIAEQSPLAIRPDDPTVLRVEYPPEPTRVRDAVQSDLNVMFLLLGGLSLVVGAIGIANITLVSVIERTGEIGLRRAIGATRGHIAAQFLFESASMGVIGGVLGASVGVLIVVAVSAHQVWTPVLDPAAPLVAPLIGGVIGLVSGTYPAMRAAHLEPVEAFRN from the coding sequence GTGGGCCGGCAGTTCGGCAGCGAGCCAGCGGTCCACGCGCTCGTCGATGTGGATCTTCGCGTGGAGTCGGGTGAATGGCTGGCGATCACCGGGCCTTCCGGCGCGGGCAAATCGACCCTCCTCAACATCATTGGCTGCCTCGATCGCCCGTCTCGGGGAAGCTATCGGTTCGACGGTATCGACACGTCCGAGCTCACCGACAAGCAACGCGCCGGTCTGCGGAGTCGACGCATCGGTTTCGTCTTTCAATCGTTTCATTTGATGCCTTATCGAACCGTCCTCGAGAACGTGGGGATGTCGGAGGTGTACCGGAAGGGGTCCCATCGCGGACGTCGGGACCGTGCCCTCGAGGCCATCGGGCGGGTCGGCCTGAGCCATCGGGCGGATTTTCTACCAACAAAGCTGTCCGGCGGTGAGCGGCAACGGGTCGCGATAGCCCGTGCCCTGGTCGGCTCTCCCCAGTTGCTCCTTTGTGACGAACCGACGGGGAATCTGGACTCGAAATCATCTGCCGACCTCCTCGACCTGTTCGCCGAGCTCAACAAGCAAGGGCTTACGCTCGTCATCGTGACGCACGACGATCACGTCGCCCGCCGGGCTTCGCGGCGAGTGCACATCATCGACGGTTCGTTGACCGAGCTGTCGAACGGGACGACGGGGAAACCCGCGAGCTCCCCCTCCGGGGCCGTCAACGGAAGCGAAGTGGCTCGCTCGGGCATCACCATTCGCGATCTCCTCGACGAAGCGGTGGCGGGGATGTTCGCCCGACCCGGGCGCACCATGCTGACGATGTTAGGGATCGTCATCGGAATCACTGCGCTGGTGGCGACGCTCGGTCTGACGCGAACCGCCAACAATCGCATCATCAGCCAGTTCGACGAGCTCGCGGCGACGGAGATCTTCGTTTCGGCGAAACCAGACCCGGCGGGGGTCGATCCCCGGGCCATTCCCTGGGATGCCTCGTCACGTCTTCTCCGTTTGAACGGGGTGGTTGCCGCAGGAACGCTCAGTGACGTGGACGTCGGCGACGAGCTGGTCAGCTCGTCGCCGGTGAGAGACCCGAGAAGCCAGACTGCATTCAACTTGCTGGTTCAGGCCGCTTCCCCGGGGTTGTTCGACGCCGTCCGGGCCGAGCTGGAGCGAGGACGCGTCCCCGACCTGGGTCACTCGAATCGCGCCGACCGCGTCGCCGTGCTCGGCCCCACCGCCGCGCTTCGGTTGGGAATCGTCGATCTCGACCAGCTTCCTGCTATCTCGATCGGTGACCACCTCTACCTGGTCATCGGGATCCTGCGCGACGTCGCGCGCCAACCCGATCTGCTGGGCTCGGTCATCATTCCCGAGGGAACCGCCCGGAAGGATTTCCGTCTCGAGGGCCCGGGCCTGGTGGTCGTCGAAACGCGAATTGGTGCCGCGTCGCTCATTGCCGAGCAGTCACCCTTGGCGATACGCCCCGACGACCCGACAGTCTTGCGAGTCGAATACCCTCCCGAGCCCACCCGCGTGCGCGATGCGGTGCAGAGCGACCTGAACGTGATGTTCCTGCTTCTCGGCGGCCTCTCGCTGGTCGTCGGCGCAATCGGCATCGCCAACATCACTCTGGTGTCGGTGATCGAGCGTACCGGAGAGATCGGGCTACGCCGGGCTATCGGGGCAACCCGGGGGCACATCGCTGCCCAGTTTCTCTTCGAGAGCGCCTCGATGGGTGTCATCGGGGGCGTTCTCGGCGCAAGCGTCGGGGTCCTGATCGTGGTGGCCGTCTCCGCCCATCAGGTCTGGACCCCGGTCCTCGATCCGGCAGCCCCCTTGGTGGCCCCGCTCATTGGCGGCGTCATCGGACTGGTATCCGGCACCTATCCCGCGATGCGCGCCGCACACCTCGAGCCCGTCGAAGCGTTTCGTAACTGA